In a single window of the Ignavibacteria bacterium genome:
- the rplO gene encoding 50S ribosomal protein L15 encodes MDVLSNLKYAEGSKKKRKRIGRGVGSGHGKTSTRGMNGQGSRSGSGVRAWFEGGQMPIQRRLPKFGFTNPGRVEFQVLNLGKLQSFYDKGKLSDQNLNPETLYKLGVISNGKLPLKILGEGEFKQKLEISAHKFSKTALDKIEKSGGKAITL; translated from the coding sequence ATGGACGTTTTAAGCAATTTAAAATACGCAGAAGGTTCAAAGAAAAAGAGAAAAAGAATCGGCAGAGGTGTTGGTTCAGGACACGGTAAAACTTCAACCAGAGGTATGAACGGACAGGGTTCACGTTCAGGCAGCGGTGTAAGAGCATGGTTCGAAGGCGGTCAGATGCCAATTCAAAGAAGATTACCTAAATTTGGATTTACAAATCCGGGCAGAGTTGAATTTCAAGTTTTAAATCTTGGTAAGCTGCAGAGTTTTTACGATAAAGGTAAATTAAGCGACCAGAATTTAAATCCTGAAACACTCTATAAGCTTGGAGTGATCTCAAACGGTAAATTACCTCTTAAGATATTAGGTGAAGGTGAATTTAAACAGAAACTCGAAATAAGCGCTCATAAATTCAGTAAAACTGCGCTCGATAAAATTGAAAAAAGCGGGGGCAAGGCAATTACTTTATGA
- the secY gene encoding preprotein translocase subunit SecY — protein MSGFVDSFRNIFKIQELRQRIIFTVLLLIVVRIGAHITLPGIDTGLLAEATKNQSDNTLFGLYDLFVGGAFKNAAIFALGIMPYISSSIIIQLLGAVVPYFQKLQKEGEAGRKKINQLTRYGTVPVALMQAWGVSVQLKSRNVAGVSIVSPDVSPVLFTISCIILMTAGTIFMMWLGEQITERGIGNGISLIIFVGIIDRLPYAFLDEYQVVASGARSIIVELIIIAGLVLIIAGVVMVTQAMRRIPVQYAKRVVGRKIYGGVTQYIPLRVNQAGVMPIIFAQSIMFVPNTILTFFPNSQFMQDISKYFDHTSMVYAFLYGTLIVFFTYFYTAIAFNPKDVSDNMKKQGGFVPGVRPGKATSDFIDNILTKITLPGSIFLAIIAIMPAFIAQAGVTEGLAQFFGGTSLLIVVGVALDTLQQIESHLVMRHYDGFMKSGKIKGRRG, from the coding sequence ATGAGTGGTTTTGTAGACAGTTTCAGAAATATATTTAAAATTCAGGAATTACGGCAAAGGATAATATTTACGGTATTACTCCTTATTGTCGTTAGAATAGGTGCCCACATAACACTTCCGGGTATTGATACCGGACTGCTTGCTGAGGCAACCAAAAACCAGTCAGATAATACTCTTTTTGGATTGTATGATCTGTTCGTAGGCGGAGCGTTTAAAAATGCTGCTATATTCGCATTAGGTATAATGCCTTATATCAGTTCATCCATTATCATACAGCTTTTAGGAGCTGTTGTTCCTTACTTCCAGAAGCTCCAGAAAGAAGGAGAAGCAGGAAGAAAGAAAATTAACCAGTTAACCAGGTACGGAACTGTTCCTGTAGCTTTAATGCAGGCATGGGGAGTTAGTGTTCAGTTAAAGAGCAGAAATGTTGCTGGCGTTAGCATTGTTTCGCCGGATGTTTCACCTGTTCTTTTCACTATTTCGTGTATCATTCTAATGACGGCGGGCACCATCTTTATGATGTGGCTTGGTGAACAGATCACCGAACGCGGAATCGGTAACGGTATTTCACTTATCATTTTTGTCGGTATCATCGACAGGCTGCCATATGCATTCCTTGATGAATACCAGGTTGTTGCTTCAGGCGCAAGAAGTATTATTGTTGAGCTTATAATTATTGCAGGACTTGTATTAATTATTGCAGGTGTGGTCATGGTCACACAGGCGATGAGGAGGATACCTGTTCAATACGCCAAGCGTGTTGTAGGAAGAAAGATATACGGCGGTGTTACGCAGTATATTCCGTTAAGGGTCAACCAGGCAGGTGTTATGCCAATCATTTTTGCCCAGTCAATAATGTTCGTTCCGAACACAATATTGACCTTCTTCCCTAACAGCCAGTTCATGCAGGATATTTCAAAATACTTTGATCATACCAGTATGGTTTACGCTTTTCTTTACGGTACGCTGATAGTATTCTTCACGTATTTCTACACAGCTATTGCGTTCAACCCTAAAGATGTTTCAGATAATATGAAAAAGCAGGGCGGCTTTGTTCCGGGTGTAAGGCCTGGAAAAGCAACTTCTGATTTTATTGATAATATTTTAACAAAGATCACATTACCCGGTTCAATATTCCTTGCAATTATTGCCATAATGCCGGCATTTATTGCACAGGCCGGTGTAACTGAAGGTCTTGCCCAATTCTTCGGCGGCACAAGCCTTCTTATAGTAGTAGGTGTTGCGCTTGATACTCTTCAGCAGATCGAATCTCATCTTGTGATGAGGCATTATGACGGATTTATGAAGAGCGGTAAAATTAAAGGCAGAAGAGGTTAG
- the map gene encoding type I methionyl aminopeptidase, which produces MVKTAAQIEAVRESCSIVAGVLSYIEKFLKPGITTLEIDKLVEDYILSKNGYPAFKGYKVHKNIFPASSCISINEEVVHGIPGSRKLLEGDIVSVDVGVKKNGYYGDGAKTFAIGEVSPAKKKLLKIAEESLYLGLENARDGFYINDVSMAIQQHVEAAGFSVVRDLVGHGIGEELHEDPPIPNYYHSGYRAKFKEGMTVAIEPMVNYGTYKVKVLSDKWTYVTADGKPSAHFEHSVLITKGQPEILTKEN; this is translated from the coding sequence TTGGTAAAAACCGCTGCCCAAATAGAAGCAGTAAGAGAAAGTTGTTCAATAGTAGCAGGTGTTCTTTCTTATATAGAAAAATTCCTTAAACCGGGAATTACTACTTTGGAAATAGATAAGCTGGTTGAAGATTATATATTATCCAAAAACGGATACCCGGCATTTAAAGGTTATAAGGTACACAAAAATATATTTCCGGCAAGTTCCTGCATATCAATTAACGAAGAGGTGGTTCATGGTATCCCCGGCAGCAGAAAGCTGCTTGAAGGAGATATAGTAAGCGTTGATGTTGGTGTAAAAAAGAACGGTTACTATGGCGATGGAGCGAAAACTTTCGCAATAGGCGAAGTATCACCTGCAAAGAAGAAATTGCTTAAGATTGCAGAAGAAAGCCTTTACCTCGGACTTGAAAATGCAAGAGACGGATTTTACATCAATGATGTTTCTATGGCAATACAGCAGCATGTTGAAGCTGCGGGATTTTCGGTTGTAAGGGATCTTGTTGGACACGGCATCGGGGAAGAGCTTCACGAAGACCCGCCGATACCAAATTATTATCACAGCGGTTACAGGGCCAAGTTCAAAGAAGGTATGACGGTTGCAATTGAGCCTATGGTTAATTACGGAACGTACAAAGTTAAAGTGTTAAGCGATAAATGGACATATGTAACTGCAGACGGTAAACCAAGCGCGCATTTTGAACATTCAGTCTTAATTACCAAGGGGCAGCCTGAAATTTTAACTAAGGAGAATTAA
- the infA gene encoding translation initiation factor IF-1, whose amino-acid sequence MSKQGTIKVDGIITDTLPNAAFKVKLENGHEIIAHISGKMRMNFIKILEGDKVSVELSPYDLTRGRITYRYK is encoded by the coding sequence ATGTCAAAGCAGGGAACAATTAAAGTTGACGGTATTATTACTGATACTCTGCCAAATGCTGCATTCAAGGTAAAGCTGGAAAATGGGCACGAAATTATTGCTCATATATCAGGTAAAATGAGAATGAATTTTATTAAAATTCTCGAAGGCGATAAGGTTTCAGTTGAGCTTTCGCCGTATGACCTGACAAGAGGCAGAATAACATACAGGTATAAATAA
- the rpmJ gene encoding 50S ribosomal protein L36 — MKVRSSVKKMCEHCKIIKRKGVIRVICKNPKHKQRQG; from the coding sequence ATGAAAGTAAGAAGTTCGGTTAAGAAAATGTGCGAACACTGCAAGATCATCAAGAGAAAAGGTGTTATAAGAGTTATTTGCAAAAACCCGAAACATAAACAAAGACAGGGATAA
- the rpsM gene encoding 30S ribosomal protein S13 — protein sequence MARIAGIDLPKNKRVVIGLTSIYGIGKTTSEKILERTGISQDKKVADLTDDEVNQIRNIITSEIKVEGALKSEVQANIKRLMDIGSNRGKRHRRGLPVRGQRTKTNARTRKGKRKTVAGKKKAAAKK from the coding sequence TTGGCAAGAATAGCAGGAATTGATCTTCCAAAAAACAAAAGAGTTGTAATAGGTTTAACTTCAATTTACGGGATCGGAAAAACCACTTCAGAAAAAATTCTGGAAAGGACCGGCATTAGCCAGGATAAAAAGGTTGCTGATCTTACTGATGATGAAGTTAACCAGATACGTAATATCATTACCTCAGAGATCAAGGTAGAAGGCGCTTTAAAGTCTGAAGTTCAGGCTAATATAAAGAGGCTTATGGATATTGGCTCTAACAGGGGCAAACGCCACAGGAGAGGGCTGCCTGTCAGAGGCCAGAGAACCAAGACCAATGCAAGGACAAGAAAAGGCAAGAGGAAAACTGTTGCAGGCAAGAAGAAAGCTGCTGCCAAGAAGTAA
- the rpsK gene encoding 30S ribosomal protein S11 has translation MTQQVKKTKKKAIVESTGVAHIKATFNNVIVTLTDVTGNTISWASSGKMGFKGSKKNTPFAAQVAAESAAKTALDAGLRKVDVFIKGPGSGREAAIRSLQTSGLEILSIKDITPIPHNGCRPPKRRRV, from the coding sequence ATGACACAGCAGGTAAAAAAAACCAAAAAGAAAGCTATAGTTGAATCCACAGGTGTAGCGCATATTAAAGCAACTTTTAATAATGTGATAGTTACACTTACCGATGTAACAGGAAATACAATTTCCTGGGCATCATCAGGAAAAATGGGATTCAAAGGCTCAAAAAAGAATACACCATTTGCAGCGCAGGTTGCGGCTGAAAGCGCAGCGAAAACCGCGCTTGATGCAGGCTTAAGAAAAGTTGATGTATTCATTAAAGGACCCGGTTCCGGACGTGAAGCGGCAATAAGATCACTTCAGACCTCAGGGCTTGAGATCTTAAGTATTAAGGATATTACTCCAATACCGCATAACGGATGCAGACCACCTAAAAGAAGAAGAGTATAA
- the rpsD gene encoding 30S ribosomal protein S4: protein MARYTGPSCKLCRREKTKLFLKGTKCFTEKCPVERKNYAPGQHGLSRRAKVSDYSIQLREKQKVKRTYGVLETQFRNYFELASKQKGRTGENLVKLLERRLDNIVYRSGLAPSRKAARQLILHKHFKINGQAVNIPSYLLKAGDSIQVKDNSKQVKVFHESMKRVKDDMLPGWISVDKSALKGTLLAIPERIDIPFNANEQLIVELYSK from the coding sequence ATGGCAAGATACACAGGACCAAGCTGCAAACTTTGCAGAAGAGAAAAGACAAAATTATTCCTTAAGGGCACAAAATGTTTCACTGAAAAATGCCCTGTGGAAAGAAAGAATTATGCCCCTGGTCAGCATGGACTTTCAAGAAGAGCTAAAGTCTCAGATTACTCGATTCAGCTGAGAGAGAAGCAGAAAGTAAAAAGAACATACGGTGTTCTTGAAACACAGTTCAGGAATTACTTCGAGCTGGCTTCCAAACAAAAAGGCAGAACAGGTGAAAACCTCGTTAAGCTTCTTGAAAGAAGGCTGGATAACATTGTATACCGTTCAGGTTTAGCTCCTTCAAGAAAAGCAGCAAGACAGCTTATTCTTCATAAGCATTTCAAGATCAACGGCCAGGCTGTTAATATTCCTTCTTATTTATTAAAAGCCGGTGATTCAATACAGGTAAAAGATAACAGCAAGCAGGTTAAAGTATTTCATGAATCAATGAAACGCGTTAAAGATGATATGCTTCCCGGCTGGATATCTGTTGATAAATCTGCTTTAAAAGGAACACTGTTGGCTATCCCGGAAAGGATAGATATTCCGTTTAACGCCAACGAACAATTAATTGTTGAATTATATTCAAAATAG
- a CDS encoding DNA-directed RNA polymerase subunit alpha, protein MTNQYIQYPEKLELEKETNTRYFGRFTIQPLDKGYGITLGNALRRVLISSLPGTAITGIKINNVPHEFTTIKDVVEDVSEIVLNLKEVRFKQNIKGANKVELRLKGPLDFIARHIQEATEDFEILNPNHHIATLNKNADVSITLKIGSGIGYVPSEENKDPEQDLLMLPIDSIFTPIKNVKYEVLNTRVGQKTDYEKLILEITTDGTIIPVDALTQAASILNEHVAMFENFGKVTEEKKAPVKDEETEFARIRKMLLTNVDELKLSVRAQNCLRSANIKTLGDLVRHQEVEMLQFRNFGRKSLAELGEILQENGLSFGMDVDKYIKEEN, encoded by the coding sequence ATGACAAATCAATATATTCAGTATCCCGAAAAATTAGAATTAGAAAAAGAAACTAATACACGTTATTTCGGACGCTTCACAATACAGCCGCTTGATAAGGGTTATGGTATTACTTTAGGTAATGCATTAAGAAGAGTGCTTATTTCTTCTTTGCCGGGTACCGCCATTACCGGGATCAAGATAAACAATGTACCGCATGAATTCACCACAATTAAAGATGTGGTTGAAGATGTTTCTGAAATTGTACTTAATCTTAAAGAGGTCAGGTTCAAGCAGAACATTAAGGGTGCCAATAAAGTTGAGTTAAGGCTTAAAGGCCCGCTTGATTTCATCGCAAGGCATATACAGGAAGCTACTGAAGACTTTGAGATTTTAAACCCGAACCATCACATAGCTACTTTAAATAAAAATGCTGATGTAAGCATTACTTTAAAGATAGGTTCAGGCATTGGTTATGTTCCGTCAGAAGAGAACAAAGACCCTGAGCAGGATCTTTTAATGCTTCCGATAGATTCAATATTCACACCGATAAAAAATGTTAAGTATGAAGTACTGAATACCAGGGTTGGACAGAAAACTGATTATGAAAAGCTTATACTCGAGATAACAACCGACGGAACAATTATTCCTGTTGACGCTTTAACTCAGGCTGCATCAATACTTAATGAGCATGTTGCAATGTTCGAAAACTTCGGCAAGGTTACTGAAGAAAAGAAAGCTCCGGTAAAGGATGAAGAAACTGAATTCGCAAGGATCAGGAAAATGCTTCTCACCAATGTTGATGAGCTTAAGCTTTCAGTCCGCGCACAGAACTGCCTGCGCTCAGCAAACATTAAAACTTTGGGTGATCTTGTAAGGCACCAGGAAGTTGAGATGCTGCAGTTCAGGAATTTCGGCAGAAAGTCACTTGCTGAGCTTGGCGAAATACTTCAGGAAAACGGTCTTTCCTTTGGTATGGATGTGGATAAATACATAAAAGAAGAAAACTAA
- the rplQ gene encoding 50S ribosomal protein L17: MIHRRKGRKLKRTYTHRKALLSNLSVSLIKHKKVKTTLAKAKELRLYIEPIITKSRKALSSGKAEFGVHLRREVNKFLQDKGAVKMLFDEIAPKVANRNGGYTRVLKMGRRLGDGAEVAIIELVDYNAEQTPEKTETSEKETKGKSKTGAKPKAKTTKTTKTKKAAADTEVKKTTKGRKKKEAAE, from the coding sequence ATGATACACAGAAGAAAAGGCAGAAAACTTAAAAGAACATATACACACAGGAAGGCTTTACTTTCCAATCTTTCTGTATCTTTAATAAAACATAAAAAAGTTAAAACTACTTTGGCTAAAGCCAAAGAATTAAGGCTTTATATTGAGCCCATTATCACTAAATCAAGAAAAGCACTTAGTTCAGGTAAAGCTGAATTCGGCGTTCATTTAAGAAGAGAAGTCAACAAATTCCTTCAGGATAAAGGCGCAGTAAAGATGCTGTTCGATGAAATTGCTCCCAAAGTTGCCAACCGTAACGGCGGTTACACCAGGGTTCTTAAAATGGGAAGACGCCTCGGAGACGGCGCTGAAGTTGCGATTATTGAGCTTGTAGATTATAACGCTGAACAGACACCTGAAAAAACCGAAACTTCCGAAAAAGAAACCAAAGGTAAATCAAAAACAGGCGCTAAACCTAAAGCAAAAACTACTAAAACTACAAAGACCAAAAAAGCGGCAGCTGATACTGAAGTAAAAAAGACTACAAAGGGCAGGAAGAAAAAAGAGGCAGCTGAGTAA
- a CDS encoding YihA family ribosome biogenesis GTP-binding protein, producing MKITTAEFVNSVSDLSQLPTAHLPEIVFIGRSNVGKSSLINKICNKAKLAKTSSVPGRTRMLNYYLINEEFYFVDLPGYGYAKVPEQIKTGWRKLVEEYISTRKNIKLVFELMDSRHDPTYLDQLMVNWLEYYEINYAIVLTKADKISANKMERQIYRTSKIVSNDELCKDYIPFSAITAEGKDTVVKLITESLNS from the coding sequence ATGAAAATAACAACAGCTGAATTTGTAAATAGCGTATCAGATCTGAGCCAGTTACCAACTGCTCATTTACCTGAAATTGTGTTTATTGGCCGGTCTAATGTGGGAAAATCATCCCTTATCAATAAGATTTGCAATAAAGCAAAATTAGCAAAGACCAGTTCGGTTCCCGGCAGGACCCGTATGCTTAATTATTATCTTATCAACGAAGAATTCTATTTCGTCGATCTTCCGGGGTATGGTTATGCAAAGGTTCCTGAACAGATAAAAACAGGCTGGAGAAAGCTTGTTGAAGAATATATAAGCACCAGGAAAAATATTAAGCTGGTTTTTGAGCTTATGGATTCAAGGCATGATCCTACATATCTTGACCAGTTGATGGTGAACTGGCTTGAATACTACGAAATCAACTATGCAATTGTCCTTACAAAGGCTGATAAAATTTCAGCTAATAAAATGGAAAGACAGATCTACAGAACAAGCAAAATTGTAAGCAATGATGAGCTCTGCAAAGATTATATACCTTTTTCAGCAATCACCGCAGAAGGCAAAGATACTGTCGTAAAACTTATAACCGAAAGTCTGAATTCATAA
- a CDS encoding alanine--glyoxylate aminotransferase family protein has product MLKKKIFTPGPTQVHPDVLKATISFDTYHRSRDFKAFHKELSAKLKTIFQTTQNLNILTTSGTGSLETAFINFCAPGDKVLYINQGRFGARWGAICKAYGIEADELHIDYGKRAEISDLEKTGLEGYSAVFLTHTETSTATVTDIKALAEYIKSRSNALIIVDAVTSVGAIEFSFDDWQLDVAVSASQKGLMTQPGIAIIAYSEAARAKMEENPMPRYFFDLRKEYRSVKEDGVTMWTPAVGLFYGIDKACDIILNEGLENKWKRTHEIAEYFRNESLKNGFGLFSSFPSDSLTAITLPAGIPTGKLIEAMKNNYGVQIANGQAEMKDKIARFSHMGDLEMNDFVELNKLLVKEFNNLKN; this is encoded by the coding sequence TTGCTCAAAAAAAAGATATTCACCCCGGGACCCACACAGGTCCATCCCGATGTACTGAAAGCTACAATTTCATTCGATACTTATCACAGAAGCCGTGACTTTAAGGCTTTCCACAAAGAATTAAGCGCCAAGCTTAAGACAATATTCCAAACAACACAAAACTTAAATATTTTAACAACTTCAGGCACAGGCTCACTTGAAACTGCATTCATTAATTTCTGCGCGCCGGGTGATAAAGTTCTTTATATCAACCAGGGAAGGTTTGGTGCAAGGTGGGGAGCAATTTGCAAGGCTTACGGCATTGAAGCTGATGAACTGCATATAGATTACGGTAAAAGGGCTGAAATTTCTGATCTTGAAAAGACAGGTCTTGAAGGTTACTCAGCAGTATTTTTAACTCACACAGAAACATCTACTGCTACAGTAACTGATATCAAAGCTCTTGCGGAATACATAAAATCAAGATCGAATGCATTGATAATAGTAGATGCGGTTACATCTGTTGGCGCTATTGAGTTCAGCTTTGATGACTGGCAGCTTGATGTGGCAGTTTCAGCTTCGCAAAAAGGATTAATGACTCAGCCCGGAATAGCAATTATCGCATACAGCGAAGCAGCCAGGGCTAAGATGGAAGAAAACCCTATGCCGCGTTATTTTTTTGACCTGAGGAAGGAATACAGATCTGTAAAAGAAGATGGCGTTACTATGTGGACTCCCGCAGTAGGTTTATTTTACGGCATTGATAAAGCTTGCGATATAATATTGAATGAAGGGCTTGAAAATAAATGGAAACGGACCCATGAAATTGCTGAATATTTCAGGAATGAATCATTGAAAAACGGTTTTGGTTTATTCTCTTCATTCCCCAGCGATTCGTTAACTGCGATCACTCTGCCGGCAGGCATTCCAACCGGGAAGCTGATAGAAGCTATGAAGAATAATTACGGCGTGCAGATAGCCAACGGTCAGGCTGAGATGAAAGATAAGATCGCAAGATTTTCGCATATGGGCGACCTGGAAATGAACGACTTTGTTGAGCTGAACAAACTTCTTGTAAAGGAATTCAATAATCTGAAAAATTAA
- a CDS encoding 3-phosphoglycerate dehydrogenase — MKNKVNIFLADDLHQQGIDLLKKKFNVVSLKSLTNKELILKLKDLSPKSDSSADALIVRSVRKIDRNFLQKTAKKTNIKLICTVSAGFDNIDTIAASEAGIDIMNVAGANSTSAAEYTMGLILAAVKNIVPANSKMQKGTFDYSLFKNTELSGKTIGIIGVGRIGSKVAVLAKAFGMKIIGNDIKESLKKKYRFIEFIPLNTLLRNSDIVTIHTPLDNTTRYLINKKNISLLRNDSVLINTARGGVVEEAALLAALKKGKLRCACIDVFEQEPGFDKKFLKLKNLVLTPHLAGKTSESRERMAVESAVKVTKYFQNTGRSPKLID, encoded by the coding sequence TTGAAAAATAAAGTAAATATTTTTCTTGCTGATGATCTGCATCAACAGGGTATTGATTTACTTAAAAAAAAATTTAATGTTGTTTCGCTTAAATCTCTTACTAATAAAGAACTCATCCTGAAGCTTAAAGATCTTTCGCCTAAAAGTGATTCATCAGCAGATGCATTGATAGTCCGTTCAGTACGGAAAATTGACAGAAATTTCCTGCAAAAAACAGCTAAAAAAACAAATATTAAGCTTATTTGCACTGTATCTGCGGGATTTGATAATATCGATACAATCGCAGCATCAGAAGCCGGCATTGATATTATGAATGTTGCCGGCGCTAACAGTACCTCTGCTGCTGAATATACGATGGGATTAATCCTTGCTGCTGTAAAAAATATAGTACCCGCAAATTCAAAAATGCAAAAAGGTACGTTTGATTATTCTTTATTCAAAAATACAGAGCTCTCAGGAAAAACGATCGGCATAATCGGAGTCGGAAGGATAGGTTCAAAAGTAGCAGTTCTTGCAAAAGCCTTCGGCATGAAAATAATAGGCAATGATATAAAAGAGAGCCTGAAGAAAAAATACAGGTTCATAGAATTTATACCTCTGAATACTCTGCTTAGAAACTCTGATATAGTTACAATTCACACGCCTCTTGATAACACAACCCGTTACCTCATAAATAAAAAAAATATTTCTTTGCTTAGAAATGATTCTGTACTTATAAATACAGCCAGAGGGGGAGTAGTTGAAGAAGCTGCGCTTCTTGCAGCTTTAAAAAAAGGAAAGCTGCGCTGTGCATGTATTGATGTATTTGAGCAGGAGCCGGGCTTTGATAAAAAATTCCTGAAGCTTAAAAATCTGGTGCTTACGCCGCATCTTGCCGGTAAAACATCTGAAAGCAGGGAGCGTATGGCAGTTGAATCTGCCGTGAAAGTTACAAAATACTTTCAAAACACCGGAAGAAGCCCTAAATTAATCGATTGA
- the dnaN gene encoding DNA polymerase III subunit beta produces the protein MKFTVKSNDLIGAINKVITVTPTRSTLPILSNIFFSLEGKELTLIGSDLEVYIEIKINVDGKSDGQVALPAKKLENLLTNLSGKELSFDLQNGFKTIIKTKGGKWTLTGEDPNDFPMPAEVEGSKEIDISGALITRYLPKAIHAASTDELRRSMNGVFFEIKKGEFKVVSTDGHRLVKIINNNFDYSGEKTNMLVPIKTCQLMTRLFKSKTSAEQGDSAEGEEISESQKVSVFFSNEFLKCSFGNITIHSRLIDDTFPNYESVIPNDNEKILKVAKNELIGSVKRSIILSDQVTNKTSFSISESELKVRAANNEYGTDADETIDCSFTEADEFEIAFNGKYLLEALQHFDSDELLFDFSTPLKASIIRPSEQRENEDLMMLVMPVRNI, from the coding sequence ATGAAGTTCACTGTTAAGAGCAATGATCTCATCGGCGCTATAAATAAAGTTATTACTGTTACTCCAACACGTTCCACTTTACCTATTTTAAGCAACATATTTTTCAGTCTCGAAGGAAAAGAACTTACTTTGATAGGTTCTGATCTTGAAGTCTATATAGAAATCAAGATTAACGTTGATGGTAAAAGTGACGGGCAGGTTGCACTTCCTGCAAAGAAGCTGGAAAACCTTCTCACAAATTTATCGGGTAAGGAACTGAGCTTTGATCTGCAAAATGGATTTAAGACCATTATCAAAACCAAGGGCGGAAAGTGGACACTCACAGGCGAAGATCCCAACGACTTCCCGATGCCTGCTGAAGTTGAAGGCTCAAAGGAAATTGATATATCAGGAGCGCTTATAACCCGCTATTTGCCCAAAGCCATCCACGCAGCAAGCACAGATGAGCTTCGCAGAAGCATGAATGGTGTGTTTTTTGAGATAAAAAAAGGCGAGTTCAAAGTTGTTTCTACAGATGGCCACAGGCTGGTGAAAATCATCAACAATAATTTTGATTACTCCGGCGAAAAGACCAACATGCTGGTGCCTATAAAAACCTGCCAGCTTATGACAAGGCTCTTTAAATCAAAAACATCAGCAGAGCAGGGTGATTCGGCAGAAGGCGAAGAAATCAGTGAATCACAGAAAGTATCAGTATTCTTCAGCAATGAATTCCTAAAATGCTCATTCGGCAATATTACAATTCACTCAAGGCTTATTGATGATACATTTCCTAACTATGAATCAGTAATACCCAATGATAACGAAAAAATATTAAAGGTAGCTAAAAACGAGCTGATAGGCTCGGTTAAAAGAAGTATAATCCTTTCTGACCAGGTTACGAACAAAACTTCGTTCAGCATAAGCGAAAGCGAGCTTAAAGTAAGGGCGGCAAACAACGAATACGGAACAGATGCAGATGAAACCATAGATTGCAGCTTCACCGAAGCAGATGAATTTGAAATTGCATTCAACGGTAAGTATTTGCTTGAGGCTCTGCAGCATTTCGATAGTGATGAATTACTTTTTGATTTCAGTACTCCTTTGAAAGCATCAATAATAAGGCCATCGGAGCAGCGAGAAAATGAAGACCTGATGATGCTTGTTATGCCTGTTAGAAATATCTGA